A genomic window from Helicobacter pylori includes:
- the rpmC gene encoding 50S ribosomal protein L29 has translation MKYTELKDKSIKELEELLHAKKAELFELRVKLKAMQLSNPNEIKKARRNIARINTAINAHHSSSVE, from the coding sequence ATGAAATATACTGAATTGAAAGATAAAAGTATCAAGGAATTAGAAGAGTTGTTGCATGCTAAAAAGGCGGAGCTTTTTGAGTTGCGCGTTAAATTAAAAGCCATGCAATTGAGTAATCCTAACGAGATTAAGAAAGCCAGAAGAAATATCGCTCGCATTAACACGGCCATTAACGCGCATCATTCTTCTAGCGTTGAATAA
- the rplX gene encoding 50S ribosomal protein L24 — protein MKSEIKKNDMVKVIAGDDKGKVAKVLAVLPKTSQVVVEGCKVVKKAIKPTDDNPKGGFIHKEKPMHISNVKKA, from the coding sequence ATGAAAAGCGAAATCAAGAAAAATGACATGGTGAAAGTCATTGCAGGAGATGATAAGGGTAAAGTCGCTAAGGTTTTAGCGGTGTTGCCTAAGACTTCTCAAGTGGTTGTTGAAGGGTGCAAAGTGGTGAAAAAAGCGATTAAACCCACTGATGATAACCCTAAAGGGGGCTTTATCCATAAAGAAAAGCCCATGCACATTTCTAATGTGAAAAAAGCTTAA
- a CDS encoding ribonuclease HII, which translates to MTLGIDEAGRGCLAGSLFVAGVVCNEKTALDFLKMGLKDSKKLSPNKRFFLEDKIKSHGEVEFCIIKKSADTIDRLSLGVCLKLAVQEILETLSPLANGIKIDGNTAFGFNKRYPDLQTIIKGDEKIAQIAMASVLAKTSKDKEMLGLHALFKEYGWDKNCGYGTKKHMEAINKLGATPFHRHSFTLKNRSLFKPLDME; encoded by the coding sequence ATGACTTTAGGCATTGATGAAGCGGGTAGGGGGTGTTTGGCCGGTTCGCTTTTTGTGGCTGGGGTGGTGTGTAATGAAAAAACAGCCTTAGATTTTCTAAAAATGGGCCTTAAGGATAGCAAAAAGCTCAGCCCAAATAAGCGTTTTTTCTTGGAAGATAAAATCAAATCGCATGGTGAGGTGGAATTTTGCATCATTAAAAAAAGCGCAGATACAATTGATCGCTTGAGCTTGGGGGTGTGTTTGAAACTCGCTGTGCAAGAAATTTTAGAAACGCTAAGCCCTTTAGCTAATGGAATAAAGATAGATGGCAACACGGCGTTTGGCTTCAACAAACGCTATCCTGATCTGCAAACGATCATTAAGGGCGATGAGAAAATCGCTCAAATCGCTATGGCGTCTGTTTTGGCAAAAACTTCCAAAGATAAAGAAATGCTAGGATTGCACGCCTTGTTTAAGGAATACGGCTGGGATAAGAATTGCGGGTACGGGACTAAAAAACACATGGAAGCGATTAACAAATTGGGGGCTACGCCCTTTCACAGGCATAGCTTCACGCTTAAAAACCGCTCGCTTTTTAAACCATTAGATATGGAATAA
- the rplC gene encoding 50S ribosomal protein L3, with the protein MEFLVQKIGMSRTIDANSTPVTLLKVLQAKVCQLENGKALVAYAMHKKHNKAIEGQQKKYQLSKEFNHFATLKASQQKELGDLDLSALETLKRVKASFKTKGRGFAGVMKRWNFQGGPAAHGSRFHRRPGSIGNREWPGRVQKGRKMAGHYGNELVTCQNEVLSFDKESMVLVLKGSVAGFSGAYGRIRAL; encoded by the coding sequence ATGGAATTTTTAGTTCAAAAGATAGGCATGAGCCGCACCATTGATGCTAACAGCACGCCTGTAACCTTGCTTAAAGTCTTGCAAGCGAAAGTGTGCCAGCTAGAAAATGGGAAAGCTTTAGTGGCCTATGCGATGCATAAAAAACACAATAAGGCGATTGAAGGCCAGCAAAAGAAATACCAACTCAGCAAAGAGTTTAACCATTTCGCTACTTTAAAAGCTTCCCAACAAAAAGAGCTTGGCGATTTGGATTTGAGCGCTTTAGAAACGCTTAAAAGGGTTAAAGCGAGCTTTAAAACTAAGGGAAGAGGCTTTGCGGGGGTGATGAAGCGTTGGAATTTCCAAGGCGGGCCTGCAGCTCATGGGAGCCGATTCCACCGCCGTCCTGGTTCTATTGGTAACAGAGAATGGCCAGGAAGGGTGCAAAAAGGTAGGAAAATGGCAGGGCATTATGGCAATGAGCTAGTTACTTGTCAAAACGAGGTGCTCTCTTTTGATAAAGAAAGTATGGTGTTAGTGCTAAAGGGTTCAGTAGCCGGTTTTTCTGGGGCTTATGGGCGCATTAGGGCGTTATAA
- the rplN gene encoding 50S ribosomal protein L14 — MIQSFTRLNVADNSGAKEIMCIKVLGGSHKRYASVGSVIVASVKKAIPNGKVKRGQVVKAVVVRTKKEIQRKNGSLVRFDDNAAVILDAKKDPVGTRIFGPVSREVRYANFMKIISLAPEVV; from the coding sequence ATGATACAGAGTTTTACAAGATTGAATGTCGCTGATAATAGTGGCGCTAAAGAAATCATGTGCATTAAGGTGTTAGGAGGCAGCCATAAACGCTACGCGAGCGTGGGTAGCGTGATCGTGGCTTCTGTGAAAAAGGCTATCCCTAATGGCAAGGTGAAACGAGGCCAGGTGGTGAAAGCCGTTGTGGTGCGAACGAAGAAAGAAATTCAAAGAAAAAATGGTTCTTTGGTGCGTTTTGATGACAATGCAGCGGTGATTTTGGACGCTAAAAAAGACCCTGTTGGCACAAGGATTTTTGGGCCAGTGAGCCGGGAAGTCCGTTACGCTAATTTTATGAAAATCATTTCTCTAGCGCCGGAGGTTGTATAA
- the rplP gene encoding 50S ribosomal protein L16 gives MLMPKRTKYRKQMKGRNRGKAHRGNSIAFGDIAIKAIEHGRIDSRQIESARVAMTRHIKRAGKVWIRVFPDKPLTAKPLETRMGKGKGSVEKWVMNIKPGRIVYEMLGIEEGLAREALALAQSKLPFKTKIVTCESENEIY, from the coding sequence ATGTTAATGCCAAAAAGAACAAAATACAGAAAGCAAATGAAAGGGCGCAATCGTGGGAAAGCCCATCGTGGTAATTCCATTGCGTTTGGGGATATTGCGATTAAAGCCATAGAGCATGGGAGGATTGATTCACGCCAGATTGAATCCGCAAGGGTGGCTATGACAAGGCATATTAAAAGAGCGGGTAAGGTGTGGATTAGAGTGTTTCCGGATAAGCCTTTAACCGCTAAACCTTTAGAAACCAGGATGGGTAAAGGTAAAGGCTCTGTGGAAAAATGGGTGATGAATATCAAGCCTGGCAGGATCGTTTATGAAATGTTGGGCATTGAAGAAGGATTAGCAAGAGAGGCTTTAGCGCTAGCTCAAAGCAAACTTCCTTTTAAAACCAAAATTGTAACTTGTGAGAGCGAAAATGAAATATACTGA
- the rplB gene encoding 50S ribosomal protein L2 — translation MAIKTYKPYTPSRRFMSVLDSKDITAKSSVKGLLTKLKATAGRNNNGRITSRHKERGAKKLYRIIDFKRNKYNIEGKVAAIEYDPYRNARIALIVYPDGDKRYILQPSGLKVGDSVIAAEGGLDIKAGFAMKLKNIPIGTVVHNIEMHPGAGGQLARSAGMSAQIMGRENKYTILRMPSSEMRYILSECMASIGVVGNEDFINVSIGKAGRNRHRGIRPQTRGSAMNPVDHPHGGGEGKTGTSGHPVSPWGTPAKGYKTRKKKASDKLIISRKKHK, via the coding sequence ATGGCGATTAAAACTTATAAGCCCTACACCCCAAGCAGACGCTTCATGTCGGTGTTGGATTCTAAAGACATTACCGCAAAAAGCAGTGTCAAAGGCTTACTCACTAAGCTTAAAGCGACAGCAGGGAGGAACAATAATGGGCGCATCACCAGCCGCCACAAAGAAAGAGGGGCTAAAAAACTCTATCGTATTATTGATTTCAAACGCAATAAATACAATATTGAAGGGAAAGTGGCTGCGATTGAGTATGATCCTTACAGAAATGCGCGCATCGCTCTTATTGTCTATCCTGATGGGGATAAACGCTACATCTTACAGCCAAGCGGTTTGAAAGTAGGGGATAGCGTTATCGCTGCTGAAGGCGGGTTGGATATTAAAGCGGGCTTTGCGATGAAGTTGAAAAATATCCCCATAGGAACGGTGGTGCATAACATTGAAATGCATCCGGGGGCTGGCGGGCAATTAGCCAGAAGTGCAGGAATGAGTGCTCAAATCATGGGTAGGGAAAATAAATACACTATCCTTAGAATGCCAAGCTCTGAAATGCGCTACATTTTAAGCGAATGCATGGCGAGCATTGGCGTGGTAGGGAATGAGGATTTTATCAATGTCTCTATCGGTAAGGCAGGGCGTAACCGCCACAGAGGGATTCGCCCACAAACTCGTGGAAGCGCGATGAACCCAGTGGATCACCCGCATGGTGGGGGTGAGGGTAAAACAGGGACAAGCGGTCATCCTGTATCGCCTTGGGGTACTCCAGCTAAGGGCTATAAAACTAGAAAGAAAAAAGCTAGCGATAAGCTCATCATTTCCAGAAAGAAACACAAATAA
- the rpsS gene encoding 30S ribosomal protein S19 encodes MSRSIKKGPFIDDHLMKKTLKAKEGKDNRPIKTWSRRSTILPEMIGFTYNVHNGRVFIPVYITENHVGYKLGEFAPTRTFKGHKGSVQKKIGK; translated from the coding sequence ATGTCTAGGTCAATTAAAAAGGGTCCTTTTATAGACGACCACTTGATGAAGAAAACGCTCAAGGCAAAAGAGGGTAAGGATAACCGCCCCATTAAAACATGGTCTAGAAGAAGCACCATTTTGCCTGAAATGATTGGTTTTACTTATAATGTGCATAATGGGAGGGTTTTTATCCCTGTGTATATCACAGAAAACCATGTGGGTTATAAGTTGGGGGAATTCGCTCCTACAAGAACTTTTAAAGGGCACAAAGGCAGTGTCCAAAAAAAGATTGGTAAGTAA
- the rplV gene encoding 50S ribosomal protein L22, whose amino-acid sequence MSKALLKFVRLSPTKARLIARQIQGMNAELAIASLEFTPNKAARVLSKVVASAVANGSLDAKSALIVSCRVDAGPVLRRSIPRAKGRATAIRKPTSHVFVEVAEGKEMKSSKSHKKNQAEGK is encoded by the coding sequence ATGAGCAAAGCGTTATTAAAATTTGTGCGGTTATCTCCTACTAAAGCCAGATTGATTGCAAGACAAATTCAAGGCATGAACGCTGAATTAGCGATCGCTAGTTTGGAATTTACGCCCAATAAAGCCGCTAGAGTGCTTTCAAAGGTCGTCGCTTCTGCAGTCGCTAATGGCTCTTTAGACGCTAAAAGCGCTCTGATTGTTTCTTGCAGAGTGGATGCTGGCCCTGTGCTTAGGCGCTCCATTCCAAGGGCTAAAGGTAGAGCCACAGCCATTAGAAAACCAACATCTCATGTATTCGTAGAAGTAGCAGAAGGGAAAGAAATGAAATCTTCTAAAAGCCATAAAAAAAATCAAGCAGAGGGTAAGTAG
- the rpsH gene encoding 30S ribosomal protein S8 produces MVNDIIADSLTRLRNASMRRLEFTQLYYAKIVVSILEIFKEKGFIKDFNIKDKDKKQSVYVQLAYDEKGHSKISEVKRLSKPGRRVYKQKNELKRFKNGYGVIVVSTSKGVITNEEAYRQNVGGEVLCSIW; encoded by the coding sequence ATGGTAAATGATATAATCGCAGATTCATTAACTCGTTTGAGAAACGCTTCCATGCGTCGCTTGGAATTCACGCAGCTCTATTATGCAAAGATTGTGGTTTCTATCTTGGAGATTTTTAAGGAAAAAGGTTTCATTAAAGATTTCAATATCAAAGATAAAGACAAAAAACAATCGGTTTATGTGCAATTGGCTTATGACGAAAAAGGGCATTCAAAAATCAGCGAAGTGAAGCGCTTAAGCAAGCCCGGTCGTCGTGTGTATAAGCAAAAAAACGAGTTGAAGCGCTTTAAAAATGGCTATGGCGTGATTGTGGTAAGCACTTCTAAAGGGGTGATCACTAACGAAGAAGCTTACAGACAAAATGTCGGTGGCGAAGTGCTTTGCAGCATTTGGTAA
- a CDS encoding type Z 30S ribosomal protein S14: MAKKSMIAKAQRKPKFQVRAYTRCRICGRPHSVYRDFGLCRVCLRKMGSEGLIPGLRKASW; the protein is encoded by the coding sequence ATGGCTAAAAAATCAATGATAGCAAAGGCTCAAAGGAAACCAAAATTCCAAGTAAGGGCTTATACCAGATGCCGCATTTGCGGGAGACCTCATTCGGTTTATAGGGATTTTGGACTTTGTAGGGTATGCCTTAGAAAAATGGGCAGTGAGGGACTCATCCCAGGCTTAAGAAAAGCTAGTTGGTAA
- the rpsC gene encoding 30S ribosomal protein S3 → MGQKVNPVGLRLGINRNWTSRWFPSARTAPSNIDEDNKIRKFLKKELYYAGVSEIVIERAAKKLRVTVVAARPGLIIGKKGVDIEKVKEGLKTLIKKEVSINIKEVKRPQADAQLAAENVATQLEKRVAFRRAMKKVMQAALKSGAKGVKVRVSGRLAGAEIARTEWYMEGRVPLHTLRAKIDYGFAEAMTVYGIIGVKVWIFKGEVLQKGIQFEKKEEAKEEREPRRSRRGRQ, encoded by the coding sequence ATGGGACAAAAAGTTAATCCGGTAGGTTTAAGATTAGGTATTAATAGGAATTGGACTTCTAGATGGTTCCCTAGCGCTCGCACCGCTCCAAGCAATATTGATGAAGATAATAAGATCAGAAAGTTTCTTAAAAAAGAGCTTTATTATGCAGGCGTGAGCGAAATCGTGATTGAAAGAGCGGCTAAAAAACTGCGCGTTACGGTTGTAGCGGCTCGCCCAGGGCTTATCATTGGTAAGAAAGGCGTGGATATTGAAAAAGTCAAAGAAGGTCTAAAAACGCTCATCAAAAAAGAAGTTTCTATTAATATTAAAGAAGTCAAACGCCCCCAAGCTGACGCGCAATTAGCCGCAGAAAATGTAGCCACCCAACTAGAAAAAAGGGTCGCTTTCCGCCGCGCGATGAAAAAGGTCATGCAAGCGGCGTTAAAATCTGGTGCTAAAGGGGTTAAGGTGCGCGTTTCTGGCCGTTTAGCAGGGGCTGAAATCGCCCGCACTGAATGGTATATGGAAGGGCGCGTGCCTTTACACACTTTAAGGGCTAAGATTGATTATGGCTTTGCTGAAGCGATGACGGTCTATGGTATTATTGGCGTGAAAGTGTGGATTTTCAAAGGGGAAGTTTTGCAAAAAGGTATCCAATTTGAAAAGAAAGAAGAGGCTAAAGAAGAAAGAGAGCCTAGAAGAAGCAGAAGAGGGAGGCAATAA
- a CDS encoding 50S ribosomal protein L23 — MADIMDIKSILYTEKSLGLQEKGVLVVQTAQHVTKNQLKEVFKTYFGFEPLKINSLKQEGKVKRFRGKLGQRKSFKKFYVKVPEGASIAALGA; from the coding sequence ATGGCAGACATCATGGATATAAAGTCAATTCTTTACACTGAAAAGTCATTGGGATTGCAAGAAAAAGGCGTTTTAGTGGTCCAAACGGCTCAACATGTAACCAAAAACCAACTTAAAGAAGTGTTTAAAACTTACTTTGGCTTTGAGCCTTTGAAAATCAATTCTTTGAAACAAGAGGGTAAGGTGAAACGCTTTAGAGGGAAGCTTGGACAAAGAAAGTCGTTTAAGAAATTTTATGTGAAAGTTCCAGAGGGCGCTAGCATTGCCGCCCTTGGCGCGTAG
- the fumC gene encoding class II fumarate hydratase codes for MQFRIEHDTMGEIQVDDSKYWGAQTQRSFENFKIGTEKMPKELIGAFAKLKRSLAVVNHKLGKLSLEKSQAIIKACDCILKGELCGEFPLAIWQTGSGTQTNMNLNEVIANKATEILGGNFREKKLIHPNDDVNMSQSSNDTFPTAMHIVSALEITRKLLPSLENLLKTFKEKSQQFKEIVKIGRTHLQDATPLTLGQEFSGYASMLEHSKQQILESLEHLRELAIGGTAVGTGLNAHKELGEKVAEELSQLSGVKFISAPNKFHALTSHDAIAYAHGAFKALAANLMKIANDIRWLASGPRCGLGELNIPENEPGSSIMPGKVNPTQCEAMTMVAVQVMGNDTAIGIAASQGNFELNVFKPVIIYNFLQSLRLLSDSMESFNAHCASGIEPNREKIDYYLHHSLMLVTALNPHVGYENAAKIAKNAHKKGISLKESAVELKLLSAEDFDKFVVPEKMIGPKV; via the coding sequence ATGCAATTTAGAATCGAACATGACACGATGGGCGAAATTCAAGTAGATGACAGCAAATACTGGGGGGCTCAAACGCAACGCAGTTTTGAAAACTTTAAAATCGGCACTGAAAAAATGCCTAAAGAACTCATTGGCGCGTTTGCAAAGCTTAAAAGAAGTTTAGCGGTTGTCAACCACAAGTTAGGGAAATTGAGCCTAGAAAAATCGCAAGCCATTATCAAGGCGTGCGATTGCATTTTAAAAGGCGAGTTGTGCGGTGAGTTTCCGTTGGCAATATGGCAAACAGGGAGCGGGACTCAAACAAACATGAACCTCAATGAAGTCATTGCCAATAAGGCCACCGAAATTTTAGGGGGCAATTTTAGAGAGAAAAAACTCATCCACCCTAACGATGATGTGAACATGTCTCAAAGCTCTAACGACACTTTCCCTACTGCAATGCACATTGTGAGCGCGTTAGAAATCACGCGCAAATTGCTCCCTAGTTTGGAAAATCTGTTAAAAACCTTTAAAGAAAAAAGCCAACAATTTAAAGAGATTGTCAAAATCGGGCGCACGCATTTGCAAGACGCCACGCCTTTAACTTTGGGGCAAGAATTTAGCGGCTATGCAAGCATGCTAGAGCATTCCAAACAACAAATTTTAGAGAGTTTGGAGCATTTAAGGGAATTAGCCATAGGCGGGACTGCCGTAGGCACCGGGCTAAACGCTCATAAAGAACTAGGCGAAAAAGTGGCTGAAGAATTGAGCCAGTTGAGTGGGGTGAAATTCATTTCTGCGCCTAATAAATTCCATGCACTCACTAGCCATGACGCTATCGCTTATGCGCATGGGGCTTTTAAAGCTTTAGCGGCGAATTTGATGAAAATCGCTAACGATATTAGATGGCTTGCGAGTGGGCCGCGCTGTGGTTTGGGCGAGCTGAATATCCCTGAAAACGAGCCGGGTAGTTCTATTATGCCCGGTAAAGTCAACCCCACGCAATGCGAAGCGATGACAATGGTAGCCGTGCAAGTGATGGGGAATGATACCGCTATTGGCATAGCGGCCAGTCAGGGTAATTTTGAATTGAATGTGTTCAAGCCGGTGATTATTTATAATTTCTTGCAAAGTTTAAGGCTGTTGAGCGATAGCATGGAAAGCTTTAATGCCCATTGCGCGAGCGGCATTGAACCCAACAGAGAAAAAATTGATTATTACTTGCACCATTCTTTAATGCTAGTAACCGCTCTCAACCCGCATGTAGGCTATGAAAACGCCGCTAAAATCGCTAAAAACGCCCACAAAAAAGGCATTTCTTTAAAAGAAAGCGCGGTGGAATTGAAGCTGTTGAGCGCTGAAGATTTTGACAAATTCGTAGTGCCTGAAAAAATGATTGGGCCTAAGGTTTGA
- a CDS encoding ATP-binding protein, which yields MPLSCLHPFGPFETPNKPDLNNPLLDPPSSDKICLLGPMKSGKTTFALKLAKNFKNPVYINCNDMRLNKNILSSWLLKWHLEKKMDSLILDNVDRLDFSLPKLSQIILIPSLLNPIIPPDFSLCYALGLSFKEYSRFFKPNTPKSTLFNRFLKEGNALDALFIGNEPEKILKKQENIKLIFQAYAPLMAKICAYQSKFMSVFYLYTQLKKELKISKDTLYKLLHTLEQQRVLFLVPSFENHKTKLYLCDFALPYSLTSSPSLLNIFENMVFLELYKQFPNHKLYSHDNGIFILHKNNANQFALIAHAFPTPHFLEKQLSWCNEHGFFNIIVVSINAPILADNSSYKHLNFIDFSLDIQSILV from the coding sequence ATGCCCCTTTCTTGCTTGCACCCTTTTGGCCCTTTTGAAACCCCTAACAAACCGGATTTAAACAACCCTCTTTTAGATCCCCCTTCAAGCGATAAAATCTGCCTTTTAGGCCCGATGAAATCCGGTAAAACCACTTTCGCGCTCAAACTAGCAAAAAATTTTAAAAACCCTGTGTATATCAATTGCAACGACATGCGTTTGAATAAAAATATCTTAAGTTCTTGGCTTTTAAAATGGCATTTAGAAAAGAAAATGGACTCACTCATTTTAGACAATGTGGATCGTTTGGATTTTAGCCTGCCAAAGCTTTCTCAAATCATTCTTATCCCTAGCCTTTTAAACCCTATCATACCGCCCGATTTTAGCCTGTGCTATGCGTTAGGGTTGAGTTTTAAAGAATACAGCCGCTTTTTCAAGCCCAACACCCCTAAAAGCACTCTGTTTAACCGCTTTTTAAAAGAGGGCAACGCTTTAGATGCACTTTTTATCGGAAATGAACCAGAAAAAATCCTAAAAAAACAAGAAAATATCAAATTGATCTTTCAAGCTTACGCCCCTTTAATGGCTAAAATCTGCGCGTATCAATCTAAATTCATGAGCGTTTTTTACCTTTATACGCAACTCAAAAAAGAGCTTAAAATTTCTAAAGACACCCTCTATAAACTTTTACACACGCTAGAGCAACAACGAGTCCTTTTTTTAGTCCCCAGTTTTGAAAACCATAAAACCAAATTGTATTTGTGCGATTTCGCTTTGCCCTATAGCCTAACTTCTAGCCCATCGCTTTTAAATATTTTTGAAAACATGGTTTTTTTAGAGCTTTACAAGCAATTCCCCAACCACAAGCTTTACTCTCATGATAACGGGATTTTCATTTTGCACAAAAACAACGCTAATCAGTTCGCCCTCATCGCCCACGCTTTCCCCACGCCCCATTTTTTAGAAAAACAGCTTTCATGGTGCAATGAACATGGGTTTTTTAATATTATCGTCGTTTCCATCAACGCCCCCATTTTAGCGGATAATTCTTCTTACAAACACCTCAATTTTATTGATTTTTCTTTGGATATTCAATCTATTTTGGTATAA
- the rpsQ gene encoding 30S ribosomal protein S17, with product MNTKEPHKRVVQGKVISKFAEKSAVILVERKVVHEKYRKIVKKFKKYTIHDQDNQVKVGDFVSAIECKPLSKTKSFTLKEILVVGV from the coding sequence ATGAATACGAAAGAGCCGCATAAAAGGGTGGTGCAAGGCAAGGTGATCAGCAAGTTTGCTGAAAAAAGTGCTGTGATTCTTGTGGAAAGAAAAGTGGTGCATGAAAAATACCGAAAGATTGTTAAAAAGTTTAAAAAATACACTATCCATGACCAAGACAATCAAGTGAAAGTAGGGGATTTTGTGAGCGCGATTGAGTGCAAGCCACTTTCTAAAACCAAGTCTTTCACGCTTAAAGAAATTTTAGTAGTGGGAGTATAA
- the crdA gene encoding copper resistance determinant CrdA: protein MKKLGALLLAGMLGVMSLNAWEQTLKANDLEVKIKSVGNPIKGDNTFILSPTLKGKALEKAIVRVQFMMPEMPGMPAMKEMAQVNEKNGIYEAKTNLSMNGTWQVRVDIKSKEGQVYRAKTSLDL, encoded by the coding sequence ATGAAAAAATTAGGCGCTTTATTGTTAGCGGGCATGTTGGGGGTTATGAGTTTAAACGCATGGGAGCAAACCCTAAAAGCCAATGATTTGGAAGTGAAAATCAAATCCGTGGGTAACCCCATTAAAGGCGATAATACTTTTATTCTTAGCCCTACCCTAAAGGGTAAAGCTTTAGAAAAAGCTATCGTTAGGGTGCAGTTTATGATGCCTGAAATGCCTGGCATGCCAGCGATGAAAGAAATGGCGCAAGTGAATGAAAAAAACGGCATTTATGAAGCCAAAACCAATCTTTCTATGAACGGGACATGGCAGGTTAGGGTGGATATTAAATCTAAAGAGGGTCAAGTTTATCGCGCTAAAACTAGCCTGGATTTATAA
- the rplE gene encoding 50S ribosomal protein L5 translates to MFGLKQFYQNEVKAKLAQELDIKNPMLLPKLEKIVISVGAGAHAKDMKIMQNIAQTISLIAGQKAVITKAKKSVAGFKIREGMAVGAKVTLRNKRMYNFLEKLIVISLPRVKDFRGISRNGFDGRGNYTFGINEQLIFPEVVYDDIMVSHGMNITMVTSTNNDKEAFKLLELLGLPFAKVR, encoded by the coding sequence GTGTTTGGTTTGAAACAATTTTATCAAAATGAAGTGAAAGCGAAACTCGCTCAAGAATTAGACATCAAAAACCCCATGCTTTTACCCAAGCTAGAAAAAATCGTTATCAGCGTGGGCGCTGGGGCTCATGCAAAAGACATGAAAATCATGCAAAATATCGCGCAAACGATTTCTTTGATCGCAGGGCAAAAAGCCGTTATCACTAAAGCGAAAAAATCCGTTGCAGGCTTTAAGATCAGAGAAGGCATGGCAGTGGGAGCGAAAGTTACTTTAAGAAATAAACGCATGTATAATTTCTTGGAAAAGTTGATTGTGATTTCATTACCCAGAGTGAAGGACTTTAGAGGGATTTCACGAAACGGGTTTGACGGGCGTGGGAATTACACCTTTGGTATCAATGAGCAGTTGATTTTCCCAGAAGTGGTTTATGATGATATTATGGTCAGTCATGGCATGAACATCACGATGGTAACTTCTACAAATAACGATAAAGAAGCGTTCAAGTTATTAGAATTGCTTGGATTGCCTTTTGCAAAAGTGAGATAA
- the rpsJ gene encoding 30S ribosomal protein S10, translating into MEKIRLKLKAYDHRVLDRSVVAIVEAVKRSGSEIRGPIPLPTKNKRYTVLRSPHVNKDSREQFEIRVYSRLIDIISATPETVDSLMKLDLAPEVDVEVTSMETK; encoded by the coding sequence ATGGAAAAAATCAGGTTGAAGCTCAAAGCTTATGACCATAGAGTGTTGGATCGCTCCGTTGTGGCTATCGTGGAAGCCGTGAAGCGTTCGGGTTCTGAAATTAGAGGGCCTATCCCTTTACCGACTAAGAATAAGCGTTACACCGTTTTACGCTCCCCGCATGTCAATAAGGATTCAAGAGAGCAGTTTGAAATTAGGGTTTATAGCCGATTGATTGATATTATTTCGGCCACCCCAGAAACTGTGGATAGCTTGATGAAGTTAGATTTAGCTCCTGAAGTGGATGTAGAAGTAACTTCTATGGAAACGAAGTAG
- the rplD gene encoding 50S ribosomal protein L4 — MSKAIVLDSHLKEKGSVELPKRYEGINSHNLYLYVKHYLSSVRANTAKSKNRAEVSGGGRKPWAQKGGGRARAGSITSPVFVGGGVSHGATNNRNYNLKINKKQKRLALEYALEEKAQANKLFVVEKIAIQGVVEDNKRKHLTKEANQMFQALEQRDTLFVCMNMDEYTELAFSNLKKCLVIDASELNAYLLAAFSSVVMEEAAFQHVVQDKTEE, encoded by the coding sequence ATGAGTAAGGCCATCGTTTTAGACAGCCATTTGAAAGAAAAGGGTAGCGTGGAGTTACCCAAAAGATATGAGGGCATTAACAGCCATAACCTCTATCTTTATGTGAAGCACTATTTATCTTCTGTGCGCGCTAATACCGCTAAGAGTAAAAACCGCGCTGAAGTGAGTGGGGGCGGTAGGAAGCCTTGGGCGCAAAAAGGGGGCGGAAGAGCCAGAGCAGGGAGCATCACTTCGCCTGTGTTTGTCGGTGGGGGTGTTTCTCATGGGGCTACGAACAACCGTAACTACAACCTTAAAATCAATAAAAAACAAAAACGCTTGGCTTTAGAATACGCTTTAGAAGAAAAAGCGCAAGCGAATAAGCTTTTTGTGGTGGAAAAAATCGCTATACAAGGCGTGGTTGAAGACAATAAAAGGAAGCATTTGACTAAAGAAGCCAACCAAATGTTCCAGGCTTTAGAGCAACGAGACACTTTGTTTGTGTGCATGAACATGGATGAATACACTGAGTTAGCCTTTAGCAACCTTAAAAAATGCCTTGTTATTGATGCGAGCGAATTGAACGCTTATCTTTTAGCGGCGTTTAGCTCTGTAGTGATGGAAGAAGCAGCGTTTCAGCATGTGGTGCAAGATAAGACAGAGGAGTAA